One Orrella dioscoreae genomic window carries:
- a CDS encoding LysR family transcriptional regulator — protein sequence MTLKQLEAFYAAATSASFAVAAAQLHLSQSSLSKRIAELEQTLGRTLFDRAGHRSALTAAGKLLLPRARDMLAAADAARAAVGQDDPLQGLCRFGLGELAAMTWLPRFVARCREDFPALQLEPQVDMGQALESRLTSGELDFAVVAGWSSHNAIASHTIAEVRYGWAGAPELLRGRRIITAEVLQDVPVITMPPAAGSTRLFDAWLSANTLAVPRRLVCNNMSAIAGLVRAGIGVSFFPEGWLKPLVERGAVAVLDSDPPLRALHYSFQWRRDDIRPALAALRERVVQVADFSVPHPLW from the coding sequence ATGACCCTCAAGCAGCTGGAAGCCTTCTATGCCGCCGCCACCTCGGCCAGCTTCGCGGTCGCGGCCGCGCAATTGCATCTCTCGCAGTCCTCGCTTTCCAAGCGCATCGCCGAACTGGAACAGACGCTGGGCCGGACACTCTTCGATCGCGCCGGACACCGGTCCGCGCTGACCGCCGCGGGCAAGCTGCTGCTGCCGCGTGCGCGGGACATGCTGGCCGCCGCCGACGCGGCGCGCGCCGCCGTGGGCCAGGACGATCCGCTGCAAGGCCTGTGCCGCTTCGGCCTGGGAGAACTCGCGGCCATGACCTGGCTGCCGCGCTTCGTGGCGCGCTGCCGGGAGGACTTCCCGGCGCTGCAACTGGAACCGCAAGTGGACATGGGCCAGGCGCTGGAAAGCCGGCTGACCAGCGGCGAACTGGATTTCGCCGTGGTGGCCGGCTGGTCCTCGCACAATGCCATTGCCTCGCACACCATCGCCGAGGTGCGCTATGGCTGGGCTGGCGCGCCCGAGCTGCTGCGGGGCCGACGGATCATCACGGCCGAAGTGCTGCAGGACGTTCCCGTGATCACCATGCCGCCCGCGGCCGGCTCCACCCGCCTCTTCGATGCCTGGCTCAGCGCCAACACGCTGGCCGTGCCGCGCCGCCTCGTCTGCAACAACATGTCCGCCATCGCGGGACTGGTGCGCGCAGGCATCGGCGTGAGCTTCTTTCCGGAAGGCTGGCTGAAACCGCTGGTGGAGCGCGGCGCGGTGGCGGTCCTGGACAGCGACCCGCCTTTGCGTGCGCTGCACTACTCCTTCCAGTGGCGGCGCGACGACATCCGGCCGGCCCTGGCGGCCCTGCGTGAACGGGTGGTGCAGGTGGCGGACTTCAGCGTGCCGCACCCGCTGTGGTGA